A single region of the Nicotiana sylvestris chromosome 6, ASM39365v2, whole genome shotgun sequence genome encodes:
- the LOC104212718 gene encoding probable RNA-dependent RNA polymerase 5 isoform X1 yields MGDFYSYNNEEVVEEVIKLPPSVEQMLNQICKNQRQNPIDEKVRRLLLSIGEEGSLDILSKISVCQIKKTLSGFIVFMAKKYYQSETQQFYQQTPVSSAESFFQSPQIQRISLSSPNSSSSSVNFSPRNGPLFQATVHNNDIVGDGSDSPTSAPQMLSPPTSPERTNFRRDSHDPMPSEYRNRAGIQGISKQLLALSNLEFRKLFLILHYIGRRKLEDVIMLHDVGEILDMTCQPMAHFESYIWTKYGHLCENVKRVQYLDWDSGRSHFYHCHVYSDGSYAFKGPYLKAERTHLQQSLGDENILVVRFMEEAPRCPQEIVKNGILIGLRRYHFFVYKDDGKKKNSMDKEEKIDTVKCYFVRMESLNPYENLTYILYDKIVHKARCRFMHVHMVSSMAKYMARFSLILSTTVKLQVDLNSVNIDRIEDIYCHDKNGRTLYDEDGKPLIHTDGTGYISEDLARKCPQDFFNVKYKNAKLERYSNGVEPGENSSEVGEAEFQSGEPPLLMQCRLFYNGLAVKGTLLVNRKLPRCTIQIRPSMIKVEADPKLSRTRMFNSLEIVTPSFKPRNTYLSRTLIALLTYGGVPAEYFFDILNNTLEETQRLYSDEVTALKVAANHRDRDDASIATGMIMAGVPLCEPYLRCCLSSLAKEERNGLKGGKLPISDTFYLMGTADPTDTLNPHEVCVILEHGQISGEVLVYRNPGLHFGDIHRLLAVPVKNLGDVVGNAKYGIFFSTKGPRSAATEIANGDFDGDKYWVSQNPQLLKYYHASRPWCRIHSTPKALHREPKDFSAEEMEHELFQTFLETRMPNYSMADASSSWLALMDRLLMLRKNNTTENEETKTMKEKLFELTDLYYDAIDAPKSGNKVYIPKRLKVDKFPHFLEKKEEYISTSVLGEIYDRVKSFKAEAAVAVEIKKLPAFEVKIPETCLRLWEERYKKYRFEMMQALNTSSESKNDLADEVVKKYKQLLYEAPDMEESARSTTDIFNDALAIYRVTYDYAKAIGDVKKCGFAWKVAGSALCRLHAELHAKEHNQKIMAVSPSILHKLLNLRNKEVSNK; encoded by the exons atgggagatTTTTACTCTTACAATAATGAAGAAGTAGTAGAAGAAGTGATTAAACTTCCACCTTCAGTAGAACAAATGCTAAACCAAATCTGCAAAAATCAGAGacaaaatccaatagatgaaaaAGTACGAAGACTTCTTTTATCAATCGGAGAAGAAGGTTCACTTGATATTTTGAGTAAaatctcagtttgtcaaattaaaaaaacacTCAGTGGATTTATTGTATTTATGGCAAAAAAATATTATCAGTCCGAAACTCAACAGTTTTATCAGCAAACTCCAGTTTCATCTGCTGAAAGTTTTTTTCAGTCTCCTCAAATTCAAAGGAtttctctttcttctccaaattcttcttcttcttcagtaaaTTTTTCTCCTAGAAATGGGCCACTTTTTCAGGCTACTGTTCATAATAATG ACATAGTCGGTGATGGATCTGATTCTCCAACATCTGCTCCACAAATGCTATCACCTCCAACAAGTCCCGAAAGAACAAACTTTCGAAGAGATAGTCATGATCCTATGCCATCTGAATATAGAAACAGGGCTGGCATACAAGGAATAAGCAAACAGTTGCTGGCACTCAGTAATCTTGAGTTCAGGAAATTATTTTTGATTCTACACTACATTGGAAG GAGGAAGTTGGAGGATGTCATTATGCTTCATGATGTCGGTGAAATTTTGGATATGACATGTCAACCTATGGCTCATTTTGAGTCATATATTTGGACTAAATATGGTCATCTTTGTGAAAATGTTAAACGGGTGCAG TATCTTGATTGGGATTCCGGAAGGAGTCATTTCTATCATTGCCATGTTTATTCGGATGGAAGCTATGCTTTTAAG GGTCCTTACCTGAAAGCAGAAAGAACCCATCTACAACAGTCATTAGGAGATGAAAATATATTGGTTGTCAGGTTTATGGAAGAAGCCCCAAGGTGTCCACAAGAGATTGTTAAGAATGGAATTCTTATTGGTTTGAGGCGCTATCACTTTTTTG TTTATAAGGATGATgggaagaagaaaaattcaatgGACAAAGAGGAAAAGATCGATACAGTCAAATGCTACTTTGTTCGAATGGAATCTCTTAATCCTTATGAAAATTTAACTTACATTTTGTACGACAAGATAGTCCACAAAGCAAGGTGTCGTTTCATGCATGTACATATGGTCTCTAGCATGGCTAAATACATGGCCAG GTTCTCCCTAATTTTATCCACGACAGTAAAGCTTCAAGTTGATCTGAATTCAGTGAATATTGACAGAATTGAAGATATATATTGTCAT GACAAGAATGGACGTACTCTCTATGACGAAGATGGAAAACCCCTTATACACACAGATGGGACAGGATATATTTCGGAAGATTTGGCAAGAAAGTGTCCACAAGATTTTTTCAATGTGAAGTATAAGAATGCCAAGTTAGAG AGATATTCCAATGGTGTTGAACCTGGGGAGAATTCATCCGAGGTGGGAGAGGCAGAATTTCAGAGTGGGGAACCG CCTTTGTTAATGCAGTGCCGTCTATTCTACAATGGTCTTGCTGTAAAGGGAACCCTTCTAGTCAATAGAAAG CTGCCACGGTGCACGATTCAGATTAGGCCTTCAATGATCAAGGTTGAGGCTGACCCAAAATTGTCAAGAACTCGAATGTTTAACTCGCTGGAAATAGTTACACCTAG TTTTAAACCTCGGAATACTTATCTATCAAGAACTCTTATTGCTCTGTTGACCTATGGAGGTGTTCCGGCAGAGTATTTCTTTGATATACTGAATAACACTTTGGAGGAGACACAAAGGTTATACTCAGATGAGGTGACAGCACTAAAAG TTGCAGCGAACCATAGAGATCGTGATGATGCCTCTATTGCCACGGGTATGATAATGGCTGGAGTACCTCTCTGTGAACCGTATCTTAGGTGTTGCTTATCTTCCTTGGCAAAGGAAGAAAGAAATGGGCTAAAAGGAGGAAAACTTCCTATCTCTGATACTTTCTATTTAATGGGGACAGCTGATCCGACGGATACTTTAAATCCTCATGAAGTCTGTGTTATTCT TGAACACGGACAGATATCTGGAGAGGTACTAGTATACAGGAATCCCGGACTTCATTTTGGTGATATCCACAGACTACTTGCTGTCCCAGTGAAGAACCTCGGTGACGTAGTTGGAAATGCTAAATATGGAATATTTTTCTCGACCAAAGGTCCAAGATCTGCAGCCACTGAAATTGCTAATGGCGATTTTGATGGAGATAAATATTGGGTCTCTCAAAACCCCCAG CTCTTAAAATATTACCATGCAAGTAGACCGTGGTGCAGAATCCATTCAACACCAAAGGCATTGCATAGGGAGCCCAAAGACTTCTCTGCCGAGGAAATGGAACATGAGCTCTTTCAGACATTCCTAGAAACTAGGATGCCAAA CTATAGTATGGCTGACGCTTCTTCAAGCTGGTTGGCGCTCATGGATAGACTTCTGATGTTGAGGAAGAATAACACCACAGAGAATGAAGAGACAAAGACCATGAAAGAAAAGTTGTTTGAGTTGACTGATTTGTATTATGACGCTATAGACGCCCCCAAAAGTGGGAATAAG GTCTACATCCCGAAAAGGTTGAAAGTGGATAAGTTTCCACATTTCttggaaaagaaagaagagtatATCTCTACTTCAGTACTAGGAGAAATTTATGACAGGGTTAAGTCCTTTAAAGCTGAAGCAGCAGTTGCAGTAG AAATCAAGAAACTTCCTGCTTTTGAGGTCAAAATCCCCGAGACATGCTTGAGGTTATGGGAGGAAAGGTACAAAAAGTACAGATTTGAGATGATGCAAGCGTTGAACACCAGCAGTGAATCGAAAAATGACTTAGCGGACGAGGTTGTTAAAAAGTACAAACAG TTGCTATATGAAGCGCCGGATATGGAGGAGAGTGCAAGGAGCACAACGGACATATTTAACGATGCACTTGCTATTTATCGCGTTACTTATGATTATGCAAAGGCTATCGGAGACGTCAAAAAATGTGGTTTTGCATGGAAAGTTGCAGGTTCAGCTCTTTGTAGACTTCATGCTGAGCTTCATGCAAAAGAACATAACCAAAAAATCATGGCTGTGTCACCTTCTATATTGCACAAATTATTGAACTTGAGGAACAAAGAAGTGTCTAACAAGTAA
- the LOC104212718 gene encoding probable RNA-dependent RNA polymerase 5 isoform X2, producing MLSPPTSPERTNFRRDSHDPMPSEYRNRAGIQGISKQLLALSNLEFRKLFLILHYIGRRKLEDVIMLHDVGEILDMTCQPMAHFESYIWTKYGHLCENVKRVQYLDWDSGRSHFYHCHVYSDGSYAFKGPYLKAERTHLQQSLGDENILVVRFMEEAPRCPQEIVKNGILIGLRRYHFFVYKDDGKKKNSMDKEEKIDTVKCYFVRMESLNPYENLTYILYDKIVHKARCRFMHVHMVSSMAKYMARFSLILSTTVKLQVDLNSVNIDRIEDIYCHDKNGRTLYDEDGKPLIHTDGTGYISEDLARKCPQDFFNVKYKNAKLERYSNGVEPGENSSEVGEAEFQSGEPPLLMQCRLFYNGLAVKGTLLVNRKLPRCTIQIRPSMIKVEADPKLSRTRMFNSLEIVTPSFKPRNTYLSRTLIALLTYGGVPAEYFFDILNNTLEETQRLYSDEVTALKVAANHRDRDDASIATGMIMAGVPLCEPYLRCCLSSLAKEERNGLKGGKLPISDTFYLMGTADPTDTLNPHEVCVILEHGQISGEVLVYRNPGLHFGDIHRLLAVPVKNLGDVVGNAKYGIFFSTKGPRSAATEIANGDFDGDKYWVSQNPQLLKYYHASRPWCRIHSTPKALHREPKDFSAEEMEHELFQTFLETRMPNYSMADASSSWLALMDRLLMLRKNNTTENEETKTMKEKLFELTDLYYDAIDAPKSGNKVYIPKRLKVDKFPHFLEKKEEYISTSVLGEIYDRVKSFKAEAAVAVEIKKLPAFEVKIPETCLRLWEERYKKYRFEMMQALNTSSESKNDLADEVVKKYKQLLYEAPDMEESARSTTDIFNDALAIYRVTYDYAKAIGDVKKCGFAWKVAGSALCRLHAELHAKEHNQKIMAVSPSILHKLLNLRNKEVSNK from the exons ATGCTATCACCTCCAACAAGTCCCGAAAGAACAAACTTTCGAAGAGATAGTCATGATCCTATGCCATCTGAATATAGAAACAGGGCTGGCATACAAGGAATAAGCAAACAGTTGCTGGCACTCAGTAATCTTGAGTTCAGGAAATTATTTTTGATTCTACACTACATTGGAAG GAGGAAGTTGGAGGATGTCATTATGCTTCATGATGTCGGTGAAATTTTGGATATGACATGTCAACCTATGGCTCATTTTGAGTCATATATTTGGACTAAATATGGTCATCTTTGTGAAAATGTTAAACGGGTGCAG TATCTTGATTGGGATTCCGGAAGGAGTCATTTCTATCATTGCCATGTTTATTCGGATGGAAGCTATGCTTTTAAG GGTCCTTACCTGAAAGCAGAAAGAACCCATCTACAACAGTCATTAGGAGATGAAAATATATTGGTTGTCAGGTTTATGGAAGAAGCCCCAAGGTGTCCACAAGAGATTGTTAAGAATGGAATTCTTATTGGTTTGAGGCGCTATCACTTTTTTG TTTATAAGGATGATgggaagaagaaaaattcaatgGACAAAGAGGAAAAGATCGATACAGTCAAATGCTACTTTGTTCGAATGGAATCTCTTAATCCTTATGAAAATTTAACTTACATTTTGTACGACAAGATAGTCCACAAAGCAAGGTGTCGTTTCATGCATGTACATATGGTCTCTAGCATGGCTAAATACATGGCCAG GTTCTCCCTAATTTTATCCACGACAGTAAAGCTTCAAGTTGATCTGAATTCAGTGAATATTGACAGAATTGAAGATATATATTGTCAT GACAAGAATGGACGTACTCTCTATGACGAAGATGGAAAACCCCTTATACACACAGATGGGACAGGATATATTTCGGAAGATTTGGCAAGAAAGTGTCCACAAGATTTTTTCAATGTGAAGTATAAGAATGCCAAGTTAGAG AGATATTCCAATGGTGTTGAACCTGGGGAGAATTCATCCGAGGTGGGAGAGGCAGAATTTCAGAGTGGGGAACCG CCTTTGTTAATGCAGTGCCGTCTATTCTACAATGGTCTTGCTGTAAAGGGAACCCTTCTAGTCAATAGAAAG CTGCCACGGTGCACGATTCAGATTAGGCCTTCAATGATCAAGGTTGAGGCTGACCCAAAATTGTCAAGAACTCGAATGTTTAACTCGCTGGAAATAGTTACACCTAG TTTTAAACCTCGGAATACTTATCTATCAAGAACTCTTATTGCTCTGTTGACCTATGGAGGTGTTCCGGCAGAGTATTTCTTTGATATACTGAATAACACTTTGGAGGAGACACAAAGGTTATACTCAGATGAGGTGACAGCACTAAAAG TTGCAGCGAACCATAGAGATCGTGATGATGCCTCTATTGCCACGGGTATGATAATGGCTGGAGTACCTCTCTGTGAACCGTATCTTAGGTGTTGCTTATCTTCCTTGGCAAAGGAAGAAAGAAATGGGCTAAAAGGAGGAAAACTTCCTATCTCTGATACTTTCTATTTAATGGGGACAGCTGATCCGACGGATACTTTAAATCCTCATGAAGTCTGTGTTATTCT TGAACACGGACAGATATCTGGAGAGGTACTAGTATACAGGAATCCCGGACTTCATTTTGGTGATATCCACAGACTACTTGCTGTCCCAGTGAAGAACCTCGGTGACGTAGTTGGAAATGCTAAATATGGAATATTTTTCTCGACCAAAGGTCCAAGATCTGCAGCCACTGAAATTGCTAATGGCGATTTTGATGGAGATAAATATTGGGTCTCTCAAAACCCCCAG CTCTTAAAATATTACCATGCAAGTAGACCGTGGTGCAGAATCCATTCAACACCAAAGGCATTGCATAGGGAGCCCAAAGACTTCTCTGCCGAGGAAATGGAACATGAGCTCTTTCAGACATTCCTAGAAACTAGGATGCCAAA CTATAGTATGGCTGACGCTTCTTCAAGCTGGTTGGCGCTCATGGATAGACTTCTGATGTTGAGGAAGAATAACACCACAGAGAATGAAGAGACAAAGACCATGAAAGAAAAGTTGTTTGAGTTGACTGATTTGTATTATGACGCTATAGACGCCCCCAAAAGTGGGAATAAG GTCTACATCCCGAAAAGGTTGAAAGTGGATAAGTTTCCACATTTCttggaaaagaaagaagagtatATCTCTACTTCAGTACTAGGAGAAATTTATGACAGGGTTAAGTCCTTTAAAGCTGAAGCAGCAGTTGCAGTAG AAATCAAGAAACTTCCTGCTTTTGAGGTCAAAATCCCCGAGACATGCTTGAGGTTATGGGAGGAAAGGTACAAAAAGTACAGATTTGAGATGATGCAAGCGTTGAACACCAGCAGTGAATCGAAAAATGACTTAGCGGACGAGGTTGTTAAAAAGTACAAACAG TTGCTATATGAAGCGCCGGATATGGAGGAGAGTGCAAGGAGCACAACGGACATATTTAACGATGCACTTGCTATTTATCGCGTTACTTATGATTATGCAAAGGCTATCGGAGACGTCAAAAAATGTGGTTTTGCATGGAAAGTTGCAGGTTCAGCTCTTTGTAGACTTCATGCTGAGCTTCATGCAAAAGAACATAACCAAAAAATCATGGCTGTGTCACCTTCTATATTGCACAAATTATTGAACTTGAGGAACAAAGAAGTGTCTAACAAGTAA